A genomic segment from Lutibacter sp. A80 encodes:
- a CDS encoding ABC transporter permease — protein sequence MNGKQQNAYWDLIIKGHTSLLDVKFGDLWRYRDLLFMFVKRDFVSFYKQTIFGPLWFFIQPILTTIVFTFVFGNLAGLSTDGLPQFLFYLSGITAWNYFSDCITKTSTVFKDNANIFGKVYFPRLIMPLSIVTSNLVRFGVQLLMLLFMMGYYAYMGADFQITSAILIFPLLVIVMALLGLGLGLIITAMTTKYRDLSFLVTFGVQLLMYGTTVIYPLSTAPEKYKWIIELNPMTGVIEAFRYGFLGKGTFTLWSVGYPVLFTMVVLFLGIIIFNKTEKTFVDTI from the coding sequence TGCTTATTGGGATTTAATAATAAAAGGGCATACTTCGTTATTAGATGTTAAGTTTGGAGATCTTTGGAGGTATAGAGATTTGTTATTTATGTTTGTAAAAAGAGATTTTGTAAGCTTTTATAAACAAACTATTTTTGGACCTTTGTGGTTCTTTATTCAACCTATTTTAACAACTATAGTTTTTACATTTGTTTTCGGAAATCTAGCAGGTTTAAGTACCGATGGTTTACCACAATTTTTGTTTTATCTTTCTGGAATCACCGCTTGGAATTATTTTTCAGATTGTATCACAAAAACAAGTACTGTTTTTAAAGACAATGCCAATATTTTTGGAAAAGTCTATTTTCCACGGTTAATAATGCCTTTAAGTATTGTAACAAGTAATTTGGTTCGCTTTGGTGTGCAGCTTTTAATGTTGTTATTTATGATGGGCTATTACGCATATATGGGTGCAGATTTTCAAATAACTTCGGCCATACTTATTTTTCCTTTATTGGTTATAGTAATGGCTTTATTAGGGTTAGGTTTGGGCTTAATTATAACAGCTATGACCACAAAATATAGAGATCTTAGTTTTTTAGTAACGTTTGGTGTGCAGTTGTTAATGTATGGCACCACCGTAATTTATCCATTAAGTACTGCACCCGAAAAATATAAATGGATTATCGAATTAAATCCTATGACAGGTGTTATAGAAGCCTTTAGATATGGATTTTTAGGAAAAGGAACCTTTACTTTATGGAGCGTTGGCTATCCAGTACTATTTACTATGGTAGTATTGTTCTTGGGAATTATTATATTTAATAAAACAGAAAAAACATTTGTAGATACTATCTAA
- a CDS encoding polysaccharide pyruvyl transferase family protein, producing MKILMFFHSGSTNRGCEAIVRTAAVLIKEKYPKAIIHLASGNPESDKIIPFLDAVFLDKRRSIKKYSIPWFISAFKVKLLNDENYAFRKIYADIIDSIPNYDIFLSIGGDNYCYGEQPGIYEIDRCIKKAGKKLILWGASIGKEDLSEPKIEDLKLFDIVLAREPLTYNLLKEHKIQNVKQVADGAFLLDKEELPLPEGWQEGNTIGFNFSPLVNAKNQKSKEAAFNLVQHIIETTDMAIAFTPHVIQPNNDDYAVLLEFYSQFKDSGRVLILPNNLNATQYKGYIARMRFFIGARTHATIAAYSSLVPTMVLGYSVKSKGIAIDIFGEEKLVLNLNEISNTEILIAKFNELLEEEEQLKVVLKNKIPEIKKMAIKAIDFI from the coding sequence ATGAAAATACTAATGTTTTTCCATTCAGGGAGTACAAATAGAGGTTGTGAAGCTATTGTGAGAACAGCAGCAGTTTTAATTAAAGAAAAGTACCCAAAGGCAATTATTCATTTGGCATCTGGAAATCCTGAATCTGATAAAATAATACCTTTCTTAGATGCTGTTTTTTTAGATAAAAGAAGGTCTATAAAAAAGTATTCGATACCATGGTTTATAAGTGCTTTTAAAGTTAAGCTATTGAATGATGAAAACTATGCTTTTAGAAAGATTTATGCTGACATTATAGATAGCATTCCTAATTATGATATTTTTTTATCTATTGGAGGTGATAATTATTGTTATGGAGAGCAACCAGGTATTTATGAAATAGATAGATGTATAAAAAAGGCAGGTAAAAAATTAATATTGTGGGGAGCATCTATTGGAAAGGAAGATTTATCTGAACCAAAAATTGAAGATTTAAAGTTATTTGATATAGTATTGGCTCGTGAACCACTAACATATAATTTATTAAAAGAACATAAAATTCAAAATGTTAAACAGGTAGCAGATGGAGCTTTTCTTCTCGATAAAGAAGAATTACCTTTGCCTGAAGGATGGCAAGAAGGGAATACTATTGGTTTTAATTTTAGTCCATTGGTGAATGCTAAAAATCAGAAATCAAAAGAAGCGGCATTTAATTTGGTACAACATATTATTGAAACTACAGATATGGCCATTGCTTTTACACCTCATGTTATACAACCGAATAATGATGATTATGCGGTGCTATTGGAGTTTTATAGTCAATTTAAAGATTCTGGAAGAGTATTAATATTACCAAATAACTTAAATGCGACACAATACAAAGGATATATTGCGAGGATGCGTTTCTTTATAGGAGCACGAACACATGCAACCATTGCAGCTTATTCAAGTTTAGTACCTACCATGGTATTAGGTTATAGTGTAAAATCTAAAGGAATTGCGATAGATATTTTTGGAGAAGAAAAGTTAGTGCTAAACTTAAATGAAATATCTAATACAGAAATATTAATAGCTAAATTTAATGAATTATTAGAGGAAGAAGAACAATTAAAAGTGGTTTTAAAAAATAAAATTCCTGAAATAAAAAAAATGGCTATTAAAGCAATTGACTTTATTTAA
- a CDS encoding ABC transporter ATP-binding protein — protein sequence MSKPVIQVENLSKAYQLGQIGTGTLTKDLERFWTTKILGKEDPFLRIGETNDRSTKGESNIVWSLKDLNFSINQGDAVGIIGKNGAGKSTLLKLLSRVTAPTTGQIKVKGRIASLLEVGTGFHQELSGRENIYLNGAILGMRKKEITRKFDEIVDFAGVERYIDTPVKRYSSGMYVRLAFAVAAHLESEILIVDEVLAVGDAEFQKKCLGKMGEISKGEGRTVLFVSHNMASVKSLCTKSIVLEDGLVAFEGNTNEGVNFYLKGRSKFINSKIFNNTVFCDNIFNLKEINITNIDTPIEQPIVEDKEIVLNTVIDFLTDQPQRYHITYHLFNEMGEALFSFSNVSSEVTIKKGVNKLNCTFPSSFFQAGQFFLSLFVVEDKRKPIFIEKDILNFTVVPGQRDLGVYMGKEPGSIRPTFKWEN from the coding sequence ATGAGTAAACCAGTTATACAAGTAGAAAATCTTTCAAAGGCATACCAATTAGGGCAAATTGGTACAGGTACCTTAACAAAAGATCTAGAGCGTTTTTGGACTACTAAAATTTTAGGAAAAGAAGATCCTTTTTTAAGAATAGGTGAAACCAATGATAGAAGTACCAAAGGTGAAAGCAATATAGTTTGGTCTTTAAAAGATTTAAATTTTAGTATTAACCAAGGTGATGCAGTTGGTATTATTGGTAAAAATGGCGCTGGTAAAAGTACCTTGTTAAAATTACTATCTAGAGTAACCGCACCTACAACCGGACAAATAAAAGTAAAAGGGCGGATTGCTAGTTTATTAGAAGTAGGTACAGGCTTTCATCAAGAGTTATCTGGTAGAGAAAACATTTATCTAAACGGTGCTATTTTAGGAATGCGTAAAAAAGAAATTACACGTAAGTTTGATGAAATAGTAGATTTTGCTGGTGTAGAACGCTATATAGATACGCCTGTTAAACGCTATAGTAGCGGTATGTACGTAAGGCTAGCTTTTGCAGTGGCAGCACATTTAGAAAGTGAAATTTTAATTGTAGATGAGGTATTGGCTGTTGGTGATGCAGAATTTCAAAAAAAATGCCTAGGTAAAATGGGCGAGATTTCTAAAGGAGAAGGGAGAACAGTGTTGTTTGTAAGTCATAATATGGCGAGTGTGAAAAGTTTATGTACTAAAAGTATTGTCTTAGAAGATGGGTTAGTAGCTTTTGAAGGGAATACAAACGAAGGTGTTAACTTTTATTTAAAAGGAAGAAGTAAATTTATAAATAGCAAAATATTTAATAATACAGTGTTTTGTGATAATATTTTTAATTTAAAAGAAATTAATATTACTAATATAGATACACCTATAGAGCAACCAATAGTTGAAGATAAAGAAATTGTACTAAATACAGTTATTGATTTTTTGACAGATCAACCTCAAAGGTATCATATAACTTATCATTTATTTAACGAAATGGGAGAGGCTTTGTTTTCTTTTTCTAATGTATCAAGTGAGGTAACAATTAAGAAAGGAGTTAACAAGTTAAATTGTACTTTTCCAAGTTCATTTTTCCAAGCGGGTCAATTTTTCTTGTCATTGTTTGTGGTTGAAGATAAAAGAAAACCTATTTTTATTGAAAAAGATATTTTAAATTTTACAGTTGTACCTGGTCAGCGTGATTTAGGTGTTTACATGGGGAAAGAGCCAGGCTCAATTAGACCAACTTTTAAATGGGAAAATTAA
- a CDS encoding glycosyltransferase, translating to MAEIPLVSVVMITYNHEKYIQKAIEGVLMQQCSFEVELIIVDDNSPDKTEEIVKKIIEEHPNSSCIKYTKHNENKGMMPNFIWALQQTKSKYIALCEGDDYWTDPLKLQKQVDFLEANMEYSLCFTAKSNIDINGVFINESRYGHQENWITKDVLNGSFIAPTQTIVSKNLSNDLINFLAKFPDSTGGDKLYTYFYATKGKLKYIDANTANYRVHSGGVWSGLNKKQQLIIHIREHLKFLEVVKKDKLHFKQLKRDMFRFILTRLYFSFFKEPLKTVNNLSFILIKYKIAPIVFLLAGKDFSLYYIKLLQSKFK from the coding sequence ATGGCAGAAATACCATTAGTTAGTGTGGTAATGATTACTTATAATCATGAAAAATACATTCAAAAAGCTATTGAAGGAGTATTAATGCAACAATGTAGTTTTGAGGTAGAATTAATTATTGTAGATGATAATTCACCAGATAAAACAGAAGAAATAGTCAAAAAAATAATAGAAGAACACCCCAATAGCAGTTGTATTAAATATACTAAACACAACGAAAATAAAGGAATGATGCCTAATTTTATTTGGGCATTACAACAAACCAAAAGTAAATACATAGCCCTATGCGAAGGTGATGATTATTGGACAGACCCCTTAAAATTACAAAAACAAGTAGATTTTTTGGAGGCGAATATGGAGTATAGTCTTTGTTTTACAGCAAAATCAAATATAGATATTAATGGAGTTTTTATAAATGAATCTAGGTATGGACACCAAGAAAATTGGATAACTAAAGATGTTTTAAATGGAAGTTTTATTGCACCTACACAAACTATTGTTTCTAAGAATTTATCAAATGACCTTATTAACTTTTTAGCGAAATTTCCAGATTCTACGGGAGGCGATAAGCTTTACACGTATTTTTATGCTACAAAAGGTAAATTAAAATATATAGATGCAAATACTGCCAATTATAGAGTTCATAGTGGTGGGGTTTGGTCTGGATTAAATAAGAAACAGCAATTAATTATTCATATAAGAGAGCATCTTAAATTTTTAGAGGTTGTTAAAAAAGATAAATTACATTTTAAGCAGTTAAAAAGAGATATGTTTCGCTTTATTTTAACAAGATTATATTTTAGTTTTTTTAAAGAACCGTTAAAAACTGTGAATAATCTATCTTTTATTTTAATAAAATACAAAATAGCCCCTATAGTGTTTTTATTGGCTGGAAAAGATTTTTCATTATATTATATTAAATTATTACAGTCAAAATTTAAATAG
- a CDS encoding acetyltransferase — MLIIGAKGFAKEVLEILHQQNKLENIAFYDDINTDIGELLYNKFPILKNEKEVINFFNATSNKFTIGIGNPILRYKMNLKFEKLNGNLISCISPYSVIGNYNVNLGDGSIIMSGVNISNSTSFGVGCIVYYNSNITHDCVIGDFVEISPSVNLLGNVKVGAFTQIGSNSTVLPNRTIGKNVIIGAGSVVTKDIPDNSMALGVPAKVVKQLQPLNF; from the coding sequence ATGCTAATAATTGGAGCAAAAGGGTTTGCAAAAGAAGTATTAGAAATACTACATCAACAAAATAAGTTAGAGAATATCGCTTTTTATGATGATATAAATACTGATATTGGAGAGTTGTTATATAATAAATTTCCTATTTTAAAGAACGAAAAAGAAGTAATTAATTTTTTTAACGCTACGAGTAATAAATTTACTATTGGTATAGGTAATCCTATTTTACGTTATAAAATGAACTTAAAATTTGAAAAGCTTAATGGTAATTTAATTTCTTGTATAAGTCCTTATAGTGTTATTGGAAATTATAATGTTAATTTAGGTGATGGTTCTATAATTATGAGTGGTGTTAATATATCAAATAGTACTTCATTTGGGGTTGGTTGTATTGTATATTATAATTCAAATATAACGCATGATTGTGTAATTGGTGATTTTGTTGAAATTTCACCAAGCGTTAATTTGTTAGGTAATGTAAAAGTGGGTGCATTTACTCAAATTGGGTCAAATTCAACAGTTCTGCCAAATAGAACTATTGGTAAAAATGTAATAATTGGAGCTGGCTCTGTTGTAACTAAAGATATCCCAGATAATTCTATGGCTTTGGGAGTGCCAGCTAAAGTGGTAAAGCAATTACAACCTTTAAATTTTTAA
- a CDS encoding DegT/DnrJ/EryC1/StrS aminotransferase family protein, whose product MINVTKTFLPPIEVYQKQLERIWKNEWITNRGTLVRELEENLKAYLGIRHIICMNNGTIPLQIALKLFGNTGEVITTPFSYVASTSAIVWENCTPVFVDIHPRYLTIDETKIEAAITPKTTAILATHVFGNPCNVGAIETIAKKYNLKVIYDAAHSFGVHYKGTSLFNYGDISTCSFHATKLFHTGEGGALFCNNKDYELQSFYSHNFGHKSATAFYGVGINGKLSELQAAMGLSVLPYMNTILEGRKKVVDYYNINLDFSKLEKMELRADTIWNYSYYPVIFKSEAALLKVQKALNELEIYPRRYFYPSLNTLNYVGEQQMPVSESIAARILCLPLYGTLEENELKLICTLINKELC is encoded by the coding sequence ATGATTAACGTTACCAAAACATTTTTACCACCTATTGAAGTTTACCAAAAGCAATTAGAACGTATTTGGAAAAATGAGTGGATTACAAACCGAGGAACATTGGTACGTGAGTTAGAGGAAAACTTAAAAGCGTATTTAGGTATTAGGCATATAATTTGTATGAATAACGGAACCATACCTTTACAAATAGCCTTAAAGCTTTTTGGTAATACTGGAGAGGTTATCACTACACCATTTAGTTATGTGGCTTCCACTTCTGCTATTGTTTGGGAAAACTGTACCCCCGTTTTTGTAGATATACACCCTAGGTATTTAACCATTGATGAAACAAAGATAGAGGCTGCAATAACACCAAAAACCACCGCTATTTTAGCAACCCATGTGTTTGGGAATCCTTGTAATGTAGGAGCTATTGAAACCATTGCTAAAAAATATAATTTAAAAGTAATTTACGATGCCGCTCATAGTTTTGGCGTGCATTACAAAGGTACTTCGTTGTTTAATTATGGAGATATAAGCACTTGTAGTTTTCATGCTACTAAACTATTTCATACTGGAGAAGGCGGCGCCTTATTTTGCAATAACAAAGATTATGAATTGCAAAGTTTTTACAGTCATAATTTTGGACATAAATCTGCTACAGCATTTTACGGTGTAGGTATTAATGGGAAATTATCCGAGTTACAAGCAGCTATGGGCTTGTCTGTACTGCCATATATGAATACCATACTTGAAGGAAGAAAAAAAGTAGTGGACTATTATAACATCAATCTAGATTTTTCTAAACTTGAAAAAATGGAATTAAGAGCAGATACAATATGGAATTATAGCTATTACCCTGTTATTTTTAAAAGTGAAGCAGCCCTGTTAAAAGTTCAAAAGGCATTAAACGAGCTTGAAATATATCCTCGAAGGTATTTTTATCCATCTTTAAATACTTTAAATTATGTAGGGGAGCAACAAATGCCAGTTTCTGAAAGTATTGCTGCACGCATCTTGTGTTTGCCGTTGTATGGAACTTTGGAAGAAAATGAGTTAAAGCTAATTTGTACACTAATTAATAAGGAATTATGCTAA
- a CDS encoding glycosyltransferase, with amino-acid sequence MNKYLSVIVPVYNVEDYLHKCIDSIINQTFHHLEIILVNDGSTDTSAQICDNYAKKDTRIKVIHQSNAGVSVARNKGIEIAMGEYITFIDSDDFIEEDFIETLYTTSKKNNLDIVISNFHKEQEEIINERKSNFSTTKVFDRLEIQEKIIPFFLKEDGLNSCCNKIYKADLIKNNAINFPIGITNGEDALFNLQCFNKATKVQFINYAGYYYREVTGSATRNILNKDYFKIALDVYNFKHVKAYKLTLSEIEATKLKSIRFVTTIVSLIHIYLQSNAEIPFKQRFLYVKNMISNKQVQDVLHKNWTELKINKGNYQKLLLYCMKIKSMAGLFILTAYSNIRNKS; translated from the coding sequence ATGAATAAATATTTAAGTGTAATAGTGCCTGTATATAATGTTGAAGATTATTTACACAAGTGTATTGATTCAATTATCAATCAAACATTTCATCATTTAGAAATTATACTTGTTAATGATGGTTCTACAGATACATCTGCACAAATTTGTGATAACTATGCAAAAAAAGATACACGTATTAAAGTTATTCATCAATCAAATGCAGGAGTTTCTGTTGCCAGAAATAAAGGAATTGAAATAGCTATGGGTGAGTATATAACCTTTATAGATAGTGATGATTTTATTGAAGAAGATTTTATTGAAACGTTATATACAACGTCAAAAAAAAATAATTTAGATATTGTTATTTCAAATTTTCACAAAGAGCAAGAGGAAATAATTAATGAGCGCAAAAGCAATTTTTCAACAACTAAAGTTTTTGATAGGTTAGAGATACAAGAAAAAATTATTCCTTTTTTCTTAAAAGAAGATGGTTTAAATTCATGTTGCAATAAAATTTATAAAGCGGATTTAATAAAAAATAATGCAATTAACTTTCCAATAGGCATAACAAATGGAGAAGATGCATTATTTAATTTACAATGTTTTAACAAAGCTACCAAAGTACAATTTATAAATTACGCTGGTTATTATTATAGGGAGGTTACCGGGAGTGCTACGCGTAACATTTTAAATAAAGATTATTTTAAAATAGCATTAGATGTATATAATTTTAAGCATGTTAAAGCGTATAAGTTAACTTTAAGTGAAATAGAAGCAACTAAATTAAAATCAATACGTTTTGTAACTACAATAGTTTCATTAATTCATATTTATTTACAATCGAATGCAGAAATACCGTTTAAACAACGTTTTTTGTATGTAAAAAATATGATTTCTAATAAACAGGTACAAGATGTACTACATAAAAATTGGACTGAACTAAAAATAAATAAAGGGAACTATCAAAAATTGCTTTTATATTGTATGAAAATAAAAAGTATGGCTGGGCTTTTTATACTAACAGCATATAGCAACATAAGAAATAAAAGTTAA